The Megalops cyprinoides isolate fMegCyp1 chromosome 12, fMegCyp1.pri, whole genome shotgun sequence genome contains a region encoding:
- the pcnx4 gene encoding pecanex-like protein 4 translates to MGPDVPLLNEYKQEFFWKRFPQTVLGGPRFKLGYCAPPYIYVNQIILFLTPWVFGGVGTLLYQLQLLEDYYAAALSGGLMLAAAAAVQAAAHRAARRTAAVERLHTPSVLADEEEVEFAGCASPEAVKFIVPGKKFALSAVAHTVLAGALCGLGTWYLLLNRLTALYGSTAAAVIIFVLSWVTLCIGEYSLIINTAAETATFQAQDTYEITPLTRPLYIFTFIAVDLAQRFAGPVPELQQTNQVLHVLFLFLPLLWALGMLSPLDALLLWGMEQVLVFGLGGSPMSTNLRLLGMFIVSVSVAVSVFFIPSTLGVVLFTVAMGFLLSLDFSQMGALLRSCGPGGRHAEPSRALGWRLGGKELLLYLGLLLGALAEAGLLHHFLPPPLNWTAGPQATVSYLLIALFALSWALREVQGVYLFGGVFHNPLYPKETTSVRVFKQQSRGLQVAGMVRRVLVNLVSPFAMIAFLAVDSSLQWLHTASLCMGFTRAFRAVWQSTEDSLLQMVVVAIVRLAARGVRLLWWDSLGTGVQLLLVSLISDRLAQFASKLKFALTVLVTSWTEKKQRRQSAGTLLALNGVLFPLLLAVLALSAALSAPLLPLFTLPVFLVGFPRPQRSWPGPVGTACSCPDSVYYQQMSGSLACALRTAFARGALGSPTPGSHFLGRFQDRVVWILVLERGFGYCSLNIKGLELQETSCHTAEARRVDEVFEAAFESPEGLGRASGLNLHWGNVLTPCAALPVRVYSDARSVLTGIIDSHDNLRQFKDDFLKVLAWALLQHCVKRRKAFPGSAGEEGRKSQTSQAQACAEPNAVTSKSSSQKLRRESSSLNSLGDWSDEDDLFGPQPPRRTAAQVNAGAPGDRTVLHMGPSLPGSVEIDSLFGDVALSALRPLQPLGLGLPAVDKGADPEGPKFPGSALPPVNFSSHHSELLSLPSRWRTAPWPPSRIQQLRQAFPEEWFRFVLGRMELAGQGESPEEVAEALRADEALRELYAQVVLSCFISLGAESTVTSPSYVYRVYCGDVPWNEGLDWLTANTELFQLTLKAFRYSFKLLFDQASLGPVESPEELLSTLEDYGRDWYIGLVSERGWQEAVLQEKPFLFSLGHDLTMGTYTGRVLSLQEMLVQVGRLNREGVRGQWANLSWELLYATNDDEERYSIQAHPVLLRNLTVQAADPPLGYPIYSSTPLHLPCF, encoded by the exons ATGGGGCCCGATGTCCCCCTCCTAAATGAGTACAAGCAGGAGTTCTTCTGGAAGCGCTTCCCTCAGACGGTGCTGGGGGGGCCCCGCTTCAAGCTGGGCTACTGCGCCCCGCCGTACATCTACGTCAACCAGATCATCCTGTTCCTGACGCCATGGGTGTTCGGCGGCGTGGGCACCCTGCTGtatcagctgcagctgctggaggatTACTACGCGGCCGCGCTGTCCGGGGGGCTCATgctggcggcggcggcggcggtgcAGGCGGCAGCCCACCGGGCCGCGCGCAGGACGGCCGCGGTGGAGCGCCTGCACACGCCCAGCGTCCTGGCCGACGAGGAGGAGGTGGAGTTCGCCGGCTGTGCCAGCCCGGAGGCGGTCAAGTTCATCGTGCCGGGGAAGAAGTTCGCCCTGAGCGCCGTGGCGCACACGGTGCTGGCCGGGGCCCTCTGCGGCCTGGGCACATGGTACCTGCTCCTCAACCGGCTGACCGCGCTCTACGGCAGCACGGCGGCGGCCGTGATCATCTTCGTCCTCAGCTGGGTGACCCTCTGCATCGGGGAGTACTCGCTCATCATCAACACGGCGGCCGAGACGGCCACCTTCCAGGCGCAGGACACCTACGAGATAACGCCCCTCACCCGCCCGCTCTACATCTTCACCTTCATCGCTGTGGATCTCGCCCAAAG ATTCGCAGGACCAGTGCCTGAGCTGCAGCAGACAAACCAGGTGCTCCATGTCCTGTTCCTCTTCCTGCCGCTGCTGTGGGCACTGGGCATGCTGTCTCCCTTGGATGCCCTTCTCCTCTGGGGCATGGAGCAGGTGCTGGTGTTCGGCCTGGGCGGCTCTCCCATGTCAACCAATCTCAG GCTTCTGGGGATGTTCATCGTGTCCGTGTCCGTGGCCGTTTCCGTCTTCTTCATCCCCTCCACCCTGGGAGTGGTGCTCTTCACCGTCGCCATGGGCTTCCTGCTCAGCCTGGACTTCAGCCAGATGGGGGCGCTCCTGAGGTCGTGCGGGCCGGGGGGTCGGCACGCGGAGCCGTCCCGTGCGCTGGGCTGGCGGCTGGGCGGCAAGGAGCTGCTGCTTTACCTCGGCCTGCTGCTGGGGGCGCTGGCCGAGGCGGGGCTTCTCCATcacttcctcccccctcccctgaacTGGACCGCGGGACCCCAGGCCACCGTCAGCTACCTCCTGATCGCCCTCTTCGCCCTCAGCTGGGCTCTCCGCGAGGTGCAAGGCGTCTACCTTTTCGGAGGGGTCTTCCACAACCCCTTGTACCCCAAGGAGACCACCAGCGTGAGGGTGTTCAAGCAACAGAGCAGGGGACTCCAGGTGGCTGGGATGGTCAGAAGAGTGCTGGTCAATCTGG TTTCGCCCTTCGCCATGATTGCCTTCCTCGCTGTGGACAGCTCCCTTCAGTGGCTGCACACCGCATCCCTCTGCATGGGCTTCACACGGGCTTTCAGAGCG GTGTGGCAGAGCACGGAGGACTCGCTGTTGCAGATGGTGGTGGTGGCCATAGTGAGGCTGGCGGCCAGGGGCGTGCGGTTGCTGTGGTGGGACAGCCTGGGCACAGGAGTCCAGCTCCTCCTG GTGAGCCTGATCAGCGACCGCCTGGCGCAGTTCGCGTCCAAGCTGAAGTTCGCCCTGACGGTGCTGGTGACGTCCTGGACGGAGAAGAAGCAGCGGCGGCAGTCGGCGGGCACGCTCCTGGCCCTGAACGGCGTCCTCTTCCCCCTGCTGCTGGCCGTGCTGGCCCTGTCGGCAGCGCTCTCCGCCCCCCTGCTGCCCCTCTTCACCCTGCCCGTCTTCCTGGTGGGCTTCCCCAGGCCCCAGCGCAGCTGGCCGGGCCCCGTGGGCACCGCCTGCTCCTGCCCTGACTCCGTCTACTACCAGCAGATGAGCGGCAGTCTGGCCTGCGCCCTGAGGACGGCCTTCGCCAGGGGAGCGCTGG GTTCCCCAACACCTGGATCACACTTCCTTGGCCGTTTCCAGGACCGGGTTGTGTGGATCTTGGTCCTAGAGAGAGGCTTTGGCTACTGCTCTTTGAACATCAAG gggctggagctgcaggagacgTCCTGCCACACAGCGGAGGCGCGGCGGGTTGACGAGGTGTTCGAGGCGGCGTTCGAGTCCCCCGAGGGGCTGGGCCGGGCGAGCGGCCTCAACCTGCACTGGGGCAACGTCCTGACGCCCTGCGCCGCGCTGCCCGTCCGTGTGTACTCGGATGCCCGCAGCGTGCTGACGGGCATCATCGACTCGCACGACAACCTGCGCCAGTTCAAGGACGACTTCCTCAAGGTGCTGGCGTGGGCGCTGCTGCAGCACTGCGTCAAGCGGCGCAAGGCCTTCCCCGGCAGCGCgggggaggagggcaggaaGTCCCAGACGTCCCAGGCGCAGGCGTGCGCCGAGCCCAACGCGGTTACGTCCAAGAGCTCCTCGCAGAAACTGCGGCGCGAGAGCTCCAGCCTGAACTCCCTGGGCGACTGGTCGGACGAGGACGACCTGTTCGGCCCGCAGCCCCCGAGGCGGACAGCGGCGCAGGTGAACGCCGGGGCCCCGGGGGACCGCACGGTGCTGCACATGGGCCCCTCCCTGCCCGGCTCCGTGGAGATAGACAGCCTGTTCGGGGACGTGGCCCTCTCGGCCCTCAGGCCCCTCCAGCCCCTGGGCCTGGGGCTCCCGGCGGTGGACAAGGGCGCAGACCCCGAGGGACCCAAGTTCCCCGGGTCCGCCCTGCCCCCCGTGAACTTCAGCTCCCACCACTCAGAGCTGCTCAGCCTGCCCTCTCGGTGGCGGACCGCACCCTGGCCCCCGTCCCGCATCCAGCAGCTGAGGCAGGCCTTCCCGGAGGAGTGGTTCCGCTTCGTCCTGGGCCGGATGGAGCTGGCCGGGCAGGGCGAGTCTCCGGAGGAGGTGGCGGAGGCCCTGCGGGCGGACGAGGCGCTGAGGGAACTGTACGCCCAGGTGGTTCTGAGCTGCTTCATCTCTCTCGGAGCCGAGTCCACCGTCACCAGCCCCAGCTACGTCTACAGGGTCTACTGCGGCGACGTACCCTGGAACGAAGGCTTGGACTGGCTCACAGCCAACACAGAGCTCTTCCAGCTTACGCTCAAAGCTTTCAG GTATAGTTTTAAGCTGCTGTTTGACCAGGCCAGCCTGGGACCTGTGGAGAGTCCAGAAGAGCTCCTAAGCACCCTGGAGGACTACGGCCGGGACTGGTACATTGGCCTTGTGTCCGAGAGGGGCTGGCAGGAGGCCGTCCTGCAAGAGAAGCCCTTCCTTTTCTCCCTGGGCCATGACCTCACCATG GGCACTTACACGGGCCGTGTGCTGAGCCTTCAGGAGATGCTGGTGCAGGTGGGCCGTCTGAACCGGGAGGGGGTGCGCGGCCAGTGGGCAAACCTGTCCTGGGAGCTTCTGTACGCCACCAACGACGACGAGGAGCGCTACAGCATCCAGGCCCACCCCGTCCTGCTGCGGAACCTGACCGTGCAGGCCGCGGACCCGCCCCTGGGGTACCCCATCTACTCCTCCACCCCGCTCCACCTGCCCTGCTTCTGA
- the dhrs7 gene encoding dehydrogenase/reductase SDR family member 7 isoform X2: MDFSVTSLLYLAALLYVIVQLVRFAFADADFTLLWTVAFGNKPENKLQGKVVWITGASSGIGEELAYQLARLGARLILSARREGELERVKRCCLERSNLQEKDILVLPLDLLDRGSHEAKMKSAVQHFGNIDVLINNGGRTQRSLCLDTNVEVYQALMDLNYLGTVSMTKQVLPHMTERGTGVVVTISSVVGMAGAPLATGYSASKHALQGFFNSLRTELTDYPGITISTVLPGPVQSQIVHNAFTEQLGKPVATAGDQQHKMQTSRCVRLILVGIANQIREMWIAQQPFLLAFYLWQYAPTWAWAFTNYLGRKRVQNFKAGLDADLAYFTKPKPKTS; the protein is encoded by the exons ATGGATTTCTCCGTGACGTCTTTGCTGTACCTTGCCGCCTTGCTTTACGTGATCGTGCAGCTAGTGCGTTTTGCCTTTGCGGACGCCGACTTTACATTGCTATGGACTGTCGCGTTTGGAAACAAGCCAG AGAACAAGCTGCAGGGGAAGGTGGTGTGGATCACTGGGGCCTCCAGTGGTATTGGAGAGGAGCTGGCCTATCAGCTGGCTCGACTGGGGGCTCGCCTGATCCTGTCTGCCCGCCGAGAGggtgagctggagagggtgaaGCGCTGCTGTCTGG AGCGCAGCAACTTGCAAGAAAAGGATATTCTTGTTCTTCCGCTTGACTTGCTGGATAGGGGATCCCatgaagcaaaaatgaaatctgcagtcCAGCACTTTGGCAAT attgacGTCCTCATCAACAACGGGGGTCGCACCCAGCGCTCCCTGTGCCTGGACACCAACGTGGAGGTGTACCAGGCTCTGATGGACCTCAACTACCTGGGAACAGTGTCGATGACCAAGCAGGTGCTGCCCCACATGACGGAGCGTGGGACGGGTGTCGTGGTGACGATCAGCAGCGTGGTGGGGATGGCGGGAGCGCCGCTGGCCACTGGGTATTCTGCCAGTAAACACGCCTTGCAG GGCTTTTTCAACTCTCTGCGCACGGAGCTCACAGACTACCCCGGGATCACCATTAGCACAGTGCTGCCTGGGCCCGTGCAGTCCCAAATCGTCCACAATGCTTTCACGGAGCAGCTCGGCAAG CCTGTGGCGACAGCAGGGGACCAGCAGCACAAGATGCAGACGTCTCGATGTGTCCGTCTCATCTTGGTGGGCATAGCCAATCAGATCCGGGAGATGTGGATTGCCCAGCAGCCCTTTCTTCTCGCTTTCTACTTGTGGCAGTATGCGCCCACCTGGGCCTGGGCCTTCACAAACTACCTGGGCAGAAAGAGGGTGCAGAACTTCAAAGCGGGACTG GATGCAGACTTGGCTTACTTTACGAAGCCCAAGCCCAAGACCTCCTga
- the dhrs7 gene encoding dehydrogenase/reductase SDR family member 7 isoform X1, with protein sequence MDFSVTSLLYLAALLYVIVQLVRFAFADADFTLLWTVAFGNKPENKLQGKVVWITGASSGIGEELAYQLARLGARLILSARREGELERVKRCCLERSNLQEKDILVLPLDLLDRGSHEAKMKSAVQHFGNIDVLINNGGRTQRSLCLDTNVEVYQALMDLNYLGTVSMTKQVLPHMTERGTGVVVTISSVVGMAGAPLATGYSASKHALQGFFNSLRTELTDYPGITISTVLPGPVQSQIVHNAFTEQLGKPVATAGDQQHKMQTSRCVRLILVGIANQIREMWIAQQPFLLAFYLWQYAPTWAWAFTNYLGRKRVQNFKAGLVCTKSSHSYCIRDFILGQTGNPTMY encoded by the exons ATGGATTTCTCCGTGACGTCTTTGCTGTACCTTGCCGCCTTGCTTTACGTGATCGTGCAGCTAGTGCGTTTTGCCTTTGCGGACGCCGACTTTACATTGCTATGGACTGTCGCGTTTGGAAACAAGCCAG AGAACAAGCTGCAGGGGAAGGTGGTGTGGATCACTGGGGCCTCCAGTGGTATTGGAGAGGAGCTGGCCTATCAGCTGGCTCGACTGGGGGCTCGCCTGATCCTGTCTGCCCGCCGAGAGggtgagctggagagggtgaaGCGCTGCTGTCTGG AGCGCAGCAACTTGCAAGAAAAGGATATTCTTGTTCTTCCGCTTGACTTGCTGGATAGGGGATCCCatgaagcaaaaatgaaatctgcagtcCAGCACTTTGGCAAT attgacGTCCTCATCAACAACGGGGGTCGCACCCAGCGCTCCCTGTGCCTGGACACCAACGTGGAGGTGTACCAGGCTCTGATGGACCTCAACTACCTGGGAACAGTGTCGATGACCAAGCAGGTGCTGCCCCACATGACGGAGCGTGGGACGGGTGTCGTGGTGACGATCAGCAGCGTGGTGGGGATGGCGGGAGCGCCGCTGGCCACTGGGTATTCTGCCAGTAAACACGCCTTGCAG GGCTTTTTCAACTCTCTGCGCACGGAGCTCACAGACTACCCCGGGATCACCATTAGCACAGTGCTGCCTGGGCCCGTGCAGTCCCAAATCGTCCACAATGCTTTCACGGAGCAGCTCGGCAAG CCTGTGGCGACAGCAGGGGACCAGCAGCACAAGATGCAGACGTCTCGATGTGTCCGTCTCATCTTGGTGGGCATAGCCAATCAGATCCGGGAGATGTGGATTGCCCAGCAGCCCTTTCTTCTCGCTTTCTACTTGTGGCAGTATGCGCCCACCTGGGCCTGGGCCTTCACAAACTACCTGGGCAGAAAGAGGGTGCAGAACTTCAAAGCGGGACTGGTTTGTACCAAATCTTCTCATTCTTACTGCATCAGAGATTTCATCTTAGGGCAAACAGGGAATCCCACAATGTATTAG
- the ppm1aa gene encoding protein phosphatase 1A isoform X2, whose translation MGAFLDKPKMEKHNAHGDGNSLRYGLSSMQGWRVEMEDAHTAVIGLPHGLDRWSFFAVYDGHAGSQVAKYCCEHLLEHITNNPDFRGAEQEPSVESVKTGIRTGFLQIDEHMRSISEKKHSVDRSGSTAVGVMISPKHTYFINCGDSRGLLSRGGKVHFFTQDHKPSNPLEKERIQNAGGSVMIQRVNGSLAVSRALGDFDYKCVHGKGPTEQLVSPEPEVYEIERSESDDEFIVLACDGIWDVMANEELCDFVRSRLEVTDDLEKVCNEIVDTCLYKGSRDNMSVVLICFPGAPKVSAEAVKREAELDKYLESRVEEIIKKQGDEGVPDLVHVMRTLATESIPNLPPGGELASKRSVIEAVYNRLNPYRSDDTDSASTDDMW comes from the exons ATGGGTGCGTTTTTGGACAAGCCAAAGATGGAGAAGCATAACGCGCACGGCGACGGGAACAGCCTGCGTTACGGCCTGAGCAGCATGCAGGGCTGGAGGGTGGAGATGGAGGACGCGCACACGGCGGTCATCGGCCTCCCACACGGACTCGACCGCTGGTCCTTCTTCGCCGTGTACGACGGGCACGCTGGCTCGCAGGTGGCCAAGTACTGCTGCGAGCACCTGCTGGAGCACATCACCAACAACCCGGACTTCCGGGGCGCCGAGCAGGAGCCCTCGGTGGAGAGCGTGAAGACGGGCATCCGGACGGGCTTCCTGCAGATCGACGAGCACATGCGCTCCATCTCGGAGAAGAAGCACAGCGTGGACCGGAGCGGCTCCACGGCCGTGGGCGTCATGATCTCGCCCAAGCACACCTACTTCATCAACTGCGGCGACTCGCGGGGCCTGCTGAGCCGCGGCGGCAAGGTGCACTTCTTCACGCAGGACCACAAGCCCAGCAACCCGCTGGAGAAAGAGCGCATCCAGAACGCCGGCGGCTCTGTCATGATTCAGCGCGTCAACGGCTCTCTGGCCGTCTCCCGCGCCCTGGGCGACTTCGACTACAAGTGCGTGCACGGCAAGGGCCCCACGGAGCAGCTGGTCTCCCCGGAGCCCGAAGTGTACGAGATCGAGCGGTCGGAGTCGGACGACGAGTTCATCGTCCTGGCCTGCGATGGCATCTGGGATGTCATGGCCAATGAAGAACTGTGTGACTTTGTCAGGTCCAGGCTGGAGGTGACGGATGATCTTGAGAAAGTCTGCAACGAGATTGTTGACACTTGTTTGTACAAG GGAAGCCGGGACAACATGAGTGTGGTGTTGATCTGCTTTCCTGGCGCACCCAAGGTATCTGCGGAAGCTGTGAAGAGAGAGGCGGAGCTTGATAAGTACCTGGAAAGCAGAGTAGAAG AGATCATTAAGAAGCAGGGGGACGAAGGAGTGCCAGACTTAGTCCATGTGATGCGTACATTAGCAACGGAGAGCATCCCCAACCTCCCGCCGGGGGGAGAGCTGGCCAGCAA ACGGAGTGTTATCGAAGCAGTATACAACAGACTCAACCCATACCGGAGTGATGACACA
- the ppm1aa gene encoding protein phosphatase 1A isoform X1, whose protein sequence is MGAFLDKPKMEKHNAHGDGNSLRYGLSSMQGWRVEMEDAHTAVIGLPHGLDRWSFFAVYDGHAGSQVAKYCCEHLLEHITNNPDFRGAEQEPSVESVKTGIRTGFLQIDEHMRSISEKKHSVDRSGSTAVGVMISPKHTYFINCGDSRGLLSRGGKVHFFTQDHKPSNPLEKERIQNAGGSVMIQRVNGSLAVSRALGDFDYKCVHGKGPTEQLVSPEPEVYEIERSESDDEFIVLACDGIWDVMANEELCDFVRSRLEVTDDLEKVCNEIVDTCLYKGSRDNMSVVLICFPGAPKVSAEAVKREAELDKYLESRVEEIIKKQGDEGVPDLVHVMRTLATESIPNLPPGGELASKRSVIEAVYNRLNPYRSDDTDPDILLFRGFS, encoded by the exons ATGGGTGCGTTTTTGGACAAGCCAAAGATGGAGAAGCATAACGCGCACGGCGACGGGAACAGCCTGCGTTACGGCCTGAGCAGCATGCAGGGCTGGAGGGTGGAGATGGAGGACGCGCACACGGCGGTCATCGGCCTCCCACACGGACTCGACCGCTGGTCCTTCTTCGCCGTGTACGACGGGCACGCTGGCTCGCAGGTGGCCAAGTACTGCTGCGAGCACCTGCTGGAGCACATCACCAACAACCCGGACTTCCGGGGCGCCGAGCAGGAGCCCTCGGTGGAGAGCGTGAAGACGGGCATCCGGACGGGCTTCCTGCAGATCGACGAGCACATGCGCTCCATCTCGGAGAAGAAGCACAGCGTGGACCGGAGCGGCTCCACGGCCGTGGGCGTCATGATCTCGCCCAAGCACACCTACTTCATCAACTGCGGCGACTCGCGGGGCCTGCTGAGCCGCGGCGGCAAGGTGCACTTCTTCACGCAGGACCACAAGCCCAGCAACCCGCTGGAGAAAGAGCGCATCCAGAACGCCGGCGGCTCTGTCATGATTCAGCGCGTCAACGGCTCTCTGGCCGTCTCCCGCGCCCTGGGCGACTTCGACTACAAGTGCGTGCACGGCAAGGGCCCCACGGAGCAGCTGGTCTCCCCGGAGCCCGAAGTGTACGAGATCGAGCGGTCGGAGTCGGACGACGAGTTCATCGTCCTGGCCTGCGATGGCATCTGGGATGTCATGGCCAATGAAGAACTGTGTGACTTTGTCAGGTCCAGGCTGGAGGTGACGGATGATCTTGAGAAAGTCTGCAACGAGATTGTTGACACTTGTTTGTACAAG GGAAGCCGGGACAACATGAGTGTGGTGTTGATCTGCTTTCCTGGCGCACCCAAGGTATCTGCGGAAGCTGTGAAGAGAGAGGCGGAGCTTGATAAGTACCTGGAAAGCAGAGTAGAAG AGATCATTAAGAAGCAGGGGGACGAAGGAGTGCCAGACTTAGTCCATGTGATGCGTACATTAGCAACGGAGAGCATCCCCAACCTCCCGCCGGGGGGAGAGCTGGCCAGCAA ACGGAGTGTTATCGAAGCAGTATACAACAGACTCAACCCATACCGGAGTGATGACACA